TTGCTTTAAAGCTGTTGTAACTATTCCACTGCCAATAGGCTTACATAAAATAAGCAAATCTCCTATATTTGCCGTATTATTCCTCCAGATTCTTGAGGCTATACCGCTCACACTTAAGCCATATTTTTGTTCTTTATCAATAATTGTATGCCCGCCTAAAAGAGAGGCATTAGACTCTATAGTTTTTTCTAAACCACCCCTTAAAATCTCTTTTAGAGCATTTTGCGTAATATGTTCCTTATCCCACATTACAAGATTTAAGACACTTATTACTTCTCCTCCCATCGCAAAAATATCGCTTAGAGCATTACAAGCAGCAATTTTTCCAAAGATATAGGGGTCATCCACTACAGGAGTGATAAAATCCACACTTTGCAAGAGCATCTTAGAATCATCAATGCGAATCACCCCACAATCTTCATTGCCCTCAAAATCAATAATTACATCTTTATTATAGGGTTGTTGTATTGCAGAAAAAATTTTTGTAAGGTCCCCCGGACCCGCTTTTCCTGCTCAACCAGCGCATTGCACATATTGTGTTAATTTATACTCTTCTTGCATCATAAACTCACAACTTCATTATTTAAAATGGTTTGTGTAATATATACTGCATCATCGATTCTTCCAACTAAATTTTGTTGTTGGAGTTCAAAATATTCCACACAAGTCTGGCATAAAACAATTTCTACTCCACATTCTTGCATCTTTTTTAGGGCATCAAAAGCCATTTTATTGCCTCTTGTTTGATCTGCTAGCAACACCCCTTTATTTAAAAGCATAATGGTTTTTGGTAAAGCTTCTTGCAAACTCACCGTATGCAAAAAACCTCCCATAACCATCTCACCAAGCTCACCTTCTCCAATTTTATTATCCTTAATTAAAAACACTTTGCTCATCATTACTCCTTAAAAAATTATTTATCATATCCAAAAAGATATAAGATAGCTCTTCAACTTCCTTTATTCTCACGCGTTCATTTAAGCTATGTATCCTATCATTTCTTACACCAAACTCTAGCACCTCAACTTGGTGTTGTGCAAAAAATCTCGCATCACTTGTTCCTCCACTAGTGCTAAGAACAGCTTTTACACCTACCTGATTTATTATAGTTTGCAAGAGGTTTTTAGCCAACCATCCTTCCTTAGAACTTTTAAAAGGATGGGAATTTTGTATCAACTCTAAGTCATAATCAATTCCTGATAAAACACCTTGAATATAAGATTCTATTTTTTCTTTACTAGTAAGTGTATTGTTGCGCACATTAAACATTATTCTAAGATCATTGGGAGTAACATTTACTACCTCCATTCCTCCTCTAATATCTGTAACAACAATTTTTGAAGGAAGAAAATCCTCATCCCCATTATCTAGACAATATCCTGCAATCTCTCCGAGTTTAGCTCCTAATATTTCTACTGGATTGATACATTTTTGAGGATAGGCTACATGCCCTTGTTTCCCCTTAATTCTTAAAACCCCATTAATTGAACCTCTGCGACCTATTTTGATAGTATCTCCAAATATTTGATCACTAGTTGGCTCTGCAACAATTGCATAATGAGGTAACAAATTTTGCTTTTTTAATTCTTCAAGGACATATCTTGTACCATCAACACCTATTCCCTCTTCATCACTTGTCAAAAGCACAGAAATGATCTTTTTTTGCCTACATTTTACTTCCTGCAATAAAGTTAAGGCACTTAAAAAACTAGCCACCCCTCCTTTCATATCCTGAGAACCCCTACCATACAAAAAACCATCCTTAATAGTAGGAATAAAAGGATCACTATCCCATCCTTCCCCTGGTGGAACAACATCGATATGACCCGCAAAGCATAAGTGTGGCGCTTCCTTACTATCTAAATTTTCCCCAAAAACCTTATATAAGAAGAGATTTTTTACTTCTCCTTTATTAAATCTTAAAACTCTAAAATCTCTTAAAATCTCTGTAATATAGTCATAAATCCCACACTCTTTAGGTGTAACCGTAGGGTAACTAATTAAATGCTTTAAAATTTCTACTACATTTGTCATTATTAATCTTTGTCTACCTGTTTCTTTTTATGATAAAGATGAATATATAGATGCAAAACATCTAAGCTTGCTGGAGTAATACCGCTAATGTTAGATGCATGAAACAAAGTAGCAGGTCTGAATTTATTAAGTTTTTCTACAACCTCTAAACTCAACCCAGCAATCCCATCAAAAACAAAATCCTGAGGAATTTTAACCTCTAGCATTTGCTCCATTTTTGCAACACTTTCTAGTTGTTTTTGAATATAACTATCATACTTTGCTAGAATCTTAATTTGCTCTTTTGCTCTTTTGCTAAATCCCTTAAACATAGAATCTAACTTTTCTAGTTTCTCCTCATTAAAACTATCTCTACCAGCAACCAAAATTGCCATACATTTATCATTGATAGGATCCTCACCAATTTGTTCCAAAAAGGCTAAAGTTTCTTTAGATGGTGTTAAGATCTTTTGGCTTAAAAACTCCATTCCTCTTTTAATATCCTCTGCATCTTTTTTGAGTTCTAAATATTCTTTTTCATCCATTAACCCAAACTCATAGGCATATTTACCCAATCTAAATAAAGCATTATCCTCTCTTAAAAGCAAGCGATACTCTGCTCTTGAAGTAAAAACCCTATAAGGTTCCTCAGTCCCCTTTGTAACCAAGTCATCAATCATCACACCAATATATCCCTCATCTCTCCTTAAAACAAACTCTCTTTTAGATCCAAATTTTTGTTTAAATCTATCTTCTTCATCTGCCAGACTTAAAACTGCATTAATACCTGCCATAATGCCTTGAGCTCCAGCCTCTTCATAGCCTGTTGTTCCATTAATCTGTCCTGCAAAATAAAGTCCTTTAATTAGGCGAGTTTCTAGAGTATGCCACAGGGCAGTAGGATTAACATAATCATATTCAATTGCATATCCATACCTTGTAATTTTTGCATTTTCAAGCCCATAAATAGAATGTATTACTTTCTCTTGAACATCAAATGGCAAAGATGTGCTCAAACCATTAATATAATACTCCACTCCATCTTTTGTTTGTGGTTCAAGAAATAACTGATGTCTTTCTTTATCTGCAAAACGATGAATCTTATCTTCAATACTTGGACAATACCTAGGACCAACTCCCTCAATTTGTCCTGTAAAAAGAGGTGCTCTTGAGAAATTTTCTCTAATATACTGATGTGTTATCTTATTTGTATAAGTTACATAACAAGGCAACTGATGAGGAGAAAAGTCTCTAGTTTTATAGCTAAAATGAGGAGGATTTTCATCTCCAAAATGCTGTTCTAATAAATCAAATTTTATACTTCTGCCATCAACTCTAGGGCAAGTCCCTGTCTTCAATCTTCCTAGCTCAAATCCTAAATCTTTAAGACTTTTTGATAACCCAACTGATGCATTCTCACCAAATCTTCCATTTTGGATTTGATTTTCTCCAATATGCACCAACCCTCTTAAAAAAGTTCCAGTAGTGATAATTACCCTTTTTGCTAGATAGGTCTTTCCTATATTTGTTTTAACCCCTACCACTTTCTTATCTTCAACTAACAATTCCTCAACAATCTCTTGAGAGAGTGTTAGATTAGGGGTATTTAAAACAAGATTCCTTGCTTCAATACGATAGGCATCCATATCAATTTGCGCCCTTGTTCCTCTCACTGCAGGACCTTTTGAGGCATTTAAGATTCTATATTGAATCCCACTTTTATCGGTTAAAATCCCCATCACACCTCCAAGTGCATCTATTTCTTTGACAAGATGCCCCTTACCAAGACCTCCTATTGCAGGATTGCAACTTGCTAAACCAATATTTTCTACCAACATTGTAAGCAAATGAACTTTTGCACCCATTTTGGCACACACAACACTCGCTTCAATCCCAGCGTGCCCTCCCCCAACAACTAAAACATCAAATTTACTATCCATTTTCTAATATCATTCTCTTTAACTTAAGATTTAAAAAATAATCGCATACTCAATTTGCGAATTATAGTCAAACTTTGAAAAGTTTTTACTATAATTTAGCGCTAACAAGCAAACTAGAGTTATAAGATACTCAGTACTATATAACTTTAAAAAAGTAAAAATTATTTGAGGAATTGTGTGATGAGTTTGAAGAGTATTTTTTCTTCTGATAAAAAGCGTTATATTACAGGGTTTGTTCTTGTTTTTATATTGATTTTATTAATTTGGATTAACAACACCTATCTTATATGGGCTTTCATTGGCATACTTTATTTGCTTGGAGTCTCCGAAAGCCTACAGCTTTTTCAATGTCCTAAACATCCTCTTTTATTTATCATTTTTACACTAATTTGGATTGGCGCATTATTTAATTCAAGCCCCTTAGAATCTGGAATGTTCTTTTTAATGCTATCAGCAGGATTTCTAGCCTACAAACAATCATTTTCTCCAAAATTTTTATTACCCCTTATTTATCCTACACTGCCCTTTTTAACCCTCTATGCAACCTATCTTGACTTTGGCATAGAGAGTCTTGTTTGGCTAATTACAACTATAGCAGTTTCTGATACCGCTGCTTATTTTGGTGGTAAGCTTTTTGGAAGAAACCCCTTGAGTCAAACATCTCCAAAAAAAACAATTGAAGGGGCTTTAATTGGAATATTTTTTGCCGTAGTTATAGGAAGCATTCTTGGTATTGGAATCTTTCATAAAGGCTTTCTTACTGCTTTTGTAATCAGTCTTATTGTAACTCTTAGTGGAATATTAGGAGATCTTTATGAAAGTCTTTTAAAAAGACAAGCTCAGCTTAAAGATAGTGGAAATATCCTACCAGGTCATGGAGGGATATTAGATCGACTTGATGCAATCTTGTTTGGAGTGGTTGCAATGCATTTCTTGCTCCGCTTCTTCACAACCCATCAAGAAATTACTTTAGCATTCTAGTATGGTTTTACTTGGCAGTACTGGTTCTATAGGCATAAATACCCTAAAGATCGCAAGAAAATTTCATATACCTGTTGAGGTATTGTGTGCTGGTAGAAATATTACTCTCTTAAATCAACAAATAAAAGAGTTTCAGCCAAAAATTGTTGTGATTGCAGACAAAGAAGACTACCACAAGCTTCATTATACAAATGCACGAGTATTATTTGGACAAGAAGGGATTGTAGAATCCATTAGAGAATCTAAGTCT
The Helicobacter sp. 'house sparrow 1' DNA segment above includes these coding regions:
- the dapE gene encoding succinyl-diaminopimelate desuccinylase, translating into MTNVVEILKHLISYPTVTPKECGIYDYITEILRDFRVLRFNKGEVKNLFLYKVFGENLDSKEAPHLCFAGHIDVVPPGEGWDSDPFIPTIKDGFLYGRGSQDMKGGVASFLSALTLLQEVKCRQKKIISVLLTSDEEGIGVDGTRYVLEELKKQNLLPHYAIVAEPTSDQIFGDTIKIGRRGSINGVLRIKGKQGHVAYPQKCINPVEILGAKLGEIAGYCLDNGDEDFLPSKIVVTDIRGGMEVVNVTPNDLRIMFNVRNNTLTSKEKIESYIQGVLSGIDYDLELIQNSHPFKSSKEGWLAKNLLQTIINQVGVKAVLSTSGGTSDARFFAQHQVEVLEFGVRNDRIHSLNERVRIKEVEELSYIFLDMINNFLRSNDEQSVFN
- the mnmG gene encoding tRNA uridine-5-carboxymethylaminomethyl(34) synthesis enzyme MnmG yields the protein MDSKFDVLVVGGGHAGIEASVVCAKMGAKVHLLTMLVENIGLASCNPAIGGLGKGHLVKEIDALGGVMGILTDKSGIQYRILNASKGPAVRGTRAQIDMDAYRIEARNLVLNTPNLTLSQEIVEELLVEDKKVVGVKTNIGKTYLAKRVIITTGTFLRGLVHIGENQIQNGRFGENASVGLSKSLKDLGFELGRLKTGTCPRVDGRSIKFDLLEQHFGDENPPHFSYKTRDFSPHQLPCYVTYTNKITHQYIRENFSRAPLFTGQIEGVGPRYCPSIEDKIHRFADKERHQLFLEPQTKDGVEYYINGLSTSLPFDVQEKVIHSIYGLENAKITRYGYAIEYDYVNPTALWHTLETRLIKGLYFAGQINGTTGYEEAGAQGIMAGINAVLSLADEEDRFKQKFGSKREFVLRRDEGYIGVMIDDLVTKGTEEPYRVFTSRAEYRLLLREDNALFRLGKYAYEFGLMDEKEYLELKKDAEDIKRGMEFLSQKILTPSKETLAFLEQIGEDPINDKCMAILVAGRDSFNEEKLEKLDSMFKGFSKRAKEQIKILAKYDSYIQKQLESVAKMEQMLEVKIPQDFVFDGIAGLSLEVVEKLNKFRPATLFHASNISGITPASLDVLHLYIHLYHKKKQVDKD
- a CDS encoding phosphatidate cytidylyltransferase codes for the protein MSLKSIFSSDKKRYITGFVLVFILILLIWINNTYLIWAFIGILYLLGVSESLQLFQCPKHPLLFIIFTLIWIGALFNSSPLESGMFFLMLSAGFLAYKQSFSPKFLLPLIYPTLPFLTLYATYLDFGIESLVWLITTIAVSDTAAYFGGKLFGRNPLSQTSPKKTIEGALIGIFFAVVIGSILGIGIFHKGFLTAFVISLIVTLSGILGDLYESLLKRQAQLKDSGNILPGHGGILDRLDAILFGVVAMHFLLRFFTTHQEITLAF
- the selD gene encoding selenide, water dikinase SelD, which translates into the protein MFSAIQQPYNKDVIIDFEGNEDCGVIRIDDSKMLLQSVDFITPVVDDPYIFGKIAACNALSDIFAMGGEVISVLNLVMWDKEHITQNALKEILRGGLEKTIESNASLLGGHTIIDKEQKYGLSVSGIASRIWRNNTANIGDLLILCKPIGSGIVTTALKQNKIKMHQVQDCIDSMQMLNLYASRIAKNYPITASTDITGFGLIGHLYEMCNQNISIVIDVSKVAFFDKAKDLMRQNCISGGSKSNKEYFKKYVYNTILEEDMLLYDAQTSGGIVFALDKTNALSLLEELKKSGYESASIIGEFIPSSGDNKIILK